The DNA window ccatgATACAGCCACCCAGGCAGCTGGTGGCTGGAGTGCTGGCCCCACAGGTACATGAACCCACAGAGGGTAGGAGGTCATTAATAGCCCCTCACCTTCTTACCCTGGGGCTCCCAGACTCaggcccagccagggcaaggacatGGAGGGGCTGAGCTCAGGCACCTGGGTTTCCACCATGGACTTCGAGGCACCCATGCCAAGGGCCACAGACTGGCCAGTCTTGGCCCCAGAGGAGGGAGAGTTTAGAGAGCCCCAGAGGCTGGcagggctctggggaggggctggctctGCAGAGGCCTGGCCACTCCCATTTTACCAGGTTGGAGCAGCTGGGCCTGAGAAGTGTGGTCCAGGGTCATTGCTAACTGGCCCTGGGTTAAGGTGCAGGCTAAGCCCCAGAATAGCGGGGTGGACTGGCGCATCTCTAACCGAAGTCTCCCGTTCCAGGGCTAACAGGACAAGCCCTCGCTGCAGGAAGCTGAGTGCCACAGGCAGACAATCCGGggccccactcctccctgcacgCCGCTCCTCACTTCCTACAGGAGCCAGCTGGGAATCCGCCTCGCTGAGGTACTCAGAGAGCCGcaccttcccttctctgcccctcccccagcccctggccccagccccactgaGCCCAAAACGCGCCCAGTTCCTCCAGCTCTCGTTGCACCCTGGGCCCCAAGGGGACCCAGCGCCGCCTCCCTCCTGCAAGCAGCTTCCGCCTTCCGAGGGTGTGGCCCTGCGGGACTGGCGGGCCCAGGAGGAAGCCACTTGCCAGACCCCCGCCAGACCTCCAATCTCCTGAAGCCTGGCTGACCCCAGCCAAAGCCTTCTGGGACGACCCTCGGCCCTGCGAGTACACGTTCTGGAAGGCACCCTGGGGCCCAGTGAGGGGTGTTGCAGAGTGTTTTGCAGTGACAAAGTGTCCACGGAAAGGGTCCTCCTGAGGGCTGGGTAGCAAGCCGCGGGCCGGACGGCCCGTGACTGCGGGGCTGCCGAGGTCCCTGCCTGGTCGCAGCCTGCGGCGGCCGGCTGCTGGGGCCGTGGGACGTCCAGCGGGTCTCCCACTGGCTGGTGTCAACCCGGGAATAGCACGCAGTGGGGGGACGCGAAGGGCGGCGAGGCGCCGTGACGTCATCGGTGCGCGCCGCGCGCCGCACCTGGGGCGGAAGGGCTGCAGCCGCGGTGCCCCAGCCACGTGCGGAGCCTCTCCGGCCGCAGTTGGCCCGGCATCGCAGGTGGGACTCCGCGGGGCCACGCAGCGGTGCGCGGGCGGGGGACGCCCCGCGGGCCTCGCGCGTccctccagcctcccagcccGGCGCCAGCCTGGCCTGACCCGCTCCCCCTCTGCACACGCCAGGCCGGTGCATCAGTTTTCAGCCCGCTGGACGACCCCAGCCCTtgcctctcctacctccccttgCCACCATCCGCCCAGAAGCCCACTTTGGGGGAGGATGGGGTGAGGATTTTTCCTCTGAATCTAACCTGGAGCCGAGGTGGCCTCTCACAGTCGGAGAATGGGTgccaggccccaggagaagggcaATGAGAGAGGGTCAGGTCCTGACTGTGGGAAATCTTGCTGTTGCCTGGCCCCCATCTCTCCATCTGTGATTTGGGCTGATGGCTTCTGTCTCATGACCCAAACCAAGAAGGGCTTCGAATGCCAGCCCCCGTTCAGCCCTACTGGGCTCCCCAGGTGCCAGGGCTTGagccagccaccccacccccaccccatggctCAGGGAGTCACCATGCACATCCTGCTGCCCAGCTCCTCTACACGCTCATGACCCTCTACCTCCTCCCCAGGGCCTTGGCACCGCCAGAGAGCAGCGCCATGAGCTTCGTGGCTTACGAAGAGCTGATCAAAGAGGGTGACACCGCCATCCTGTCCCTGGGCCACGGTGCAATGATGGCAGTGTGTGTGCAGCGCGGGGCACAGACCCAAACCCGCCATGGCGTCCTGAGGCACTCTGTAGATCTCATTGGCCGCCCTTTTGGCTCCAAGGTGACCTGCGGCCGAGGCGGCTGGGTGTACGTGCTGCACCCCACGCCTGAGCTCTGGACACTGAACTTGCCGCACCGCACCCAGATCCTCTACTCCACCGACATCGCCCTGCTCACCATGATGCTGGAGCTGCGGCCTGGCTCTGTGGTCTGTGAGTCCGGTGAGTTCTTCGGCTTCACCAGCGCTGCCTCAGAAGTTGACAGGGAGGCGGAGGTCAGCCCCAACATTCAGGCAGTGTCCAGCAGGCCCTTCCTGAAGACAGGCACCCTCCTTGGTCTGTTTTAACAGGACCTTTCTGGGGAGCTTACTGCAGGGGCTGAGAGCAGAGTTAAGGAAGTTGGTTGGGAGGCTGGTGCCGTAATCTGAGTGAGAGTCCATGGGACTTGACCAAGGACGGACCTGCAGAAGGTGGTGGCCATGGCCAGGTCCACTGCGCTGATTGGTGCTGACCGAGGTGCTGACCGCCATTCCCTAACGCTGTGCTGCAGGCAAAGGGTGGCTGGCCCAGTGTCACGGACTGCTGTGAgtgggagccccaggcccagggctgagaGGCGCCCCTTCTGAAGGGTGGCCAGGGTGTGTGGGGAGCCTGCCCCATGCACATCACCAACCAGTACCAGTGTCGCAGACCCCAGGAGCTGTGGGGCAGGTGGACGTGCCCAAAGGCCAGCTGCTCCCAGGCCTTCCCTCACGCACAGCACAGTCTCAAATGCTGGGATGGTTCAGGATGGACACCGCAGCATGCAGCCTGGCCAAGAACAGCCCAGGCTCAGGCGCCCAAGCTTCCCAGCATGTTCCTTATGGGCTGGACAGCTGGGGTCAGGGGTCACAAGCCCCACTGCTGCCAGCTTTCTGAGGGCCGAAGGCCATCCTGTCCCTTTCTGGGGTGTGGTCTCTCCATGGGGATGGTTGGATGGTCCCTGCTGCCCAGCCAAACACTTTGAATGGGGAAGAGTCGGATGCAGGCCCGAGGCTCTGAGCCAGGAGTGGCTGAGCTGGGGGGAGGCTGAGTCCTCAGCACGAGGGCCCTGGGGTACCAGTGGCAGGTGGGCAGCAGAGCTCAGCCGGTTCCAGCCCATCCCCTGCTGCGCCCTCAGCCAGGGCCTCGCTCCACTCAAGTAAAAAGCGCTCAGTTAATGGGCACactctgggcctctctggtgTGCCAGCTCTCCTCTCGGAACTGGAGGCGCAGCCGTAGACAAGACAGACCAGATTTCTTCTGCTTCTCAGTGGGACTGTTTTAGCGTAGTGATTGCTTGAGGCTTGTGAGACAGGACTGAGTGTTTGGGGTCACTCAGAGAGGGGTCCCTGCAGCTCCAGCAGTCAGGGGAGACCTGTCTTCAGAGGAACATTGAATtggagatgaggaggaggagataTCTGCCAAGAGCCTACGGAGAGTGTCACCCAAGGGAGAGCATGCAGAGGCCCCTAGTGAGAGACACACAGAAGCCAGCATGCAGGAGCAAGcagtgaggctgggagggagCGGACCCCACCCCGTGTGGAAGGGGAGCTTGGCCAGGTTGTGCGGAGAGAGTCAGCCTGGTCTGATGGGGCTGTGGGGGCGATTGCAGAGTcaggagggaggggcccaggagggCTTGGAGGGCAGATGGGGACGAGACAAGCTGTGGGTCCAAGAAAGACGTGGAAGGCGTGGCAGGAGTTCCTGGTGGATCagatgtgggtgggagaggagagagtcAAGGGCGCCTCACAGTGTCTGCTGAGCACTGGGTGTGGTGGGTTGGGTTGGGGAAGGCTTGGCAGGGAGTGGACTTGGCATTGAATCTGGTTGCGCTCTGCACTTGTCTGTGCCAAACGCTGTTTGGGTGTCTCAGGGAGGCGGTGAGTGTCAGGTAGGAGTCAAGTGGAGGAACGTGGCTCTGGAGTTGTCGTGAAGTAGGTGGCACCTGTAGccgtggggtgaggggaggtcaGGGGGGTGGATGGGGGACGCAGGCCCCAGCCGGGCGCTGCAGGACAGGAAGCCAAGCAGAGGGGCGGCTGCATGGCGGGGAGAGGAGCTCGTGGCGAGCTGGCGTCATGGTGGCCGGAGGGGCAGCAAGGTgagggcagaggaggctggggggcAGAGAGATGGACCAACCTGAGTAGGCCTGAGCTCGGGCACCTGGGGACCAGCCACTTCACGGAAGGCGATGGGACAGACCCAGGCCACTTTGTCTGCTCTGCCCAGACACTGTGGAGCCTTGGAccagccccagcctctggcagaACCTGGTCTCTGGGTCTGGGCAGCGGTTCTGGGTGGGGCAGACACGTGGTCAACCCCTGTTTGCCTGCCCCAGCCCAAGGCCAGAGGGCAGCCAGGCCCCGCATGCGGCTCATGCGTGGTGCCCACTGGTACCTGGGGCTGGCTAGCCCTGTGGGCTCTCTGTGGGTCACTCCAGGCTCTTGGGTTGGCTCCTGGGTCGACCCAGGAGTCCTGCCTGATACCCGTCCTGTCCCTCAGGCACTGGCAGTGGCTCTGTGTCCCACGCCATCATCCGCACCATCGCGCCCACGGGCCACCTGCACACAGTGGAGTTCCACCAGCAGCGGGCAGAGAAGGCGCGGCAGGAGTTCCAGGAGCACCGTGTGGGCCGCTGGGTGACCGTGCGCAACCAGGATGTGTGCCGCAGCGGCTTCGGCGTGAGCCACGAGGCAGACGCCGTCTTCCTGGACATCCCGTCGCCTTGGGAGGCTGTGGGCCACGCCTGGGACGCCCTCAAGGTTGAGGGTGCGTGGGGTTCTGGGAGGGGTGTGCCCTGGGTGCTGAGCTGGCCCTGGTCCTGCCTGGGTCGTCCAAGGCCCAGAAAGTTCAGAAATCGCCTGGCCACACAACACGGGGGCCCAGCCAGGACCCCGATTGTATTGTACGGGCCTGAGCGAGAGGTCTCTTGGGCTGGCCAGTCAGCCTCGGGGAGGTCGTCCGGGAGCCAGTGGGGGCCGGAGGGGGCAGGTATGCAAGAACGGGCCCCAGCTGGGCGCCTGTTTGTTGGGAATGTCTCAGCCATGGGGAATGTGGCAGCCCCTCCTGTGTGAGAGGTGGCCCTGAGCCACAGGTTGTGCCAGAGGCCAGAGGTCAGCCCCTGACCCCAGCGGTTCCCTGCAGagtcacccctccccccagccaggAGCCAGGCAAGCTGGCCCTTTTTAGGGAAGAAGTTGGTGTGGAGGCGGAAAGAGGGCTCCAAGCCAGGGAGGCACTGGCTGGGCTCTGGGTTTTTCCCTTTTCTGGAGAAGGAGCTGATCGGGCAGCTGCCCCCTCCTAGTAGCTGGGTCTGTATCAACGGGGAGAGGCTGCCCCTCAGAAAGACAGATGCCCAGCAGCTCCCACAGGAAGGCAGTATGGCCAGTGGGCCCCCTGCCAGCTGGCTCAGGCTCGCCCTGGCCTCCTGGGCCCCTGGTCTCTGCCGAAGTGGCCCAGGCTGGGGAAGTGGCAGCCCTGGCTCCCCCACATCTCCGCCTTCCCCAGCTTTTCCCTGATACCAGTGCCTCTCTCTGCCCGCTGCTCTGTGGACACTGTTGGGTCCAGGCCCCAGTCCCAGGGAGGCCAGAGCTGGCTGCCCAGCTTCTTGCTGCCGAGACTCTGCGCTGGTCACTGGCTGGGGAGCCGTGCCGTCTGCTGTGCCCATCCTCCGCGTCTCTTTAAGCCCCTCCTCTGGGCCCTGTTTGTTCTCTGGACCTGTTTGTTTTGGGCCCAGAGATTCTTGACTCACTCACTGTGGGTCCGGCGTTTTCTGGCAGTTTCCAGCGGCTCTCCTCCTGCTGTGAACCCAGCCTCGCCAGGTGCAGCCTGCCCCCCCTCTAGACCTCGCACTGACCAGCAGCCTCAGACCCTTGCCTggtggggcctcagtttccttggcaAGGTACACAGGGGCAGGGTCCCCTCTTGGGGATGACACTGTTTCCTCTCTGGGTTGGCGTCCAGCTACAAGGGCTTCCTCCGAGCCCAGACTGCCCTGCGGCCCTGGGGGTCAGGGCTGCGGTGACTGGGCCTCATAGGCCCTTGAGGGCTTGCTGGGCCACAACCCTTCCTTGCCCTGGTGTCCCAAACTTTCCTGACAAGATTGGGACCTGGGCTGGCTCTGGACAAGACTGAGGGGCGCAACGGGCACCCCCAGtgggaggcagcaggaagagactgtcagctcctgcccccacctcattACCCTCGGCCTTGTGGCCTGGCTCAGAGCAGGCACCTCCAGTTCCAGGAGCTGGTGACAGCCTCTAATTTCCTGTGACAGCAGTGCTCTCAGCCACCTGTgcgccccagcccctgcccctgcccccgccccagcccgTACTGACATGTCTGGTGAGGGCTGTGTGGTCAAAGCTGTTCTGAGCCCAGCAAGCTGGCAGCTGTGACGTCAAGACTCCATCTAACCCCAGCCCAGCTTttgccctgacccctgacccctgaccaTGACTCTTCGTGGCTGAGGGAGCCTCTGGCCAGCCTCAGGCCCAGGGTCGGGCCCAGCATCCACTCTCCTCACTCTcagtgggtgttttttttttttaccagaaccCCTGCCTGGAAGGACTGGGGGTGGCATTCCCCAGCCATACACCCGTCCAGAGGAGGCTGCTGGGCAGGCCAGGTGTGGGCAGGCTCCCTGCCCTCTGACACTGTCCTGCTCCCTGCAGGTGGGCGCTTCTGCTCCTTCTCGCCATGCATCGAGCAGGTGCAGCGCACGTGCCAGGCGCTGGCGGCCAGAGGCTTCCTGGAACTGAGCACCCTGGAGGTGCTGCCGCAGGTGTACAATGTGCGCACCGTCAGTCTGCCCACGCCGGACCTGGGAGCCGCCCCCAGCCCCGACGCCAGCCCCTTCCGCAGCGGTACGCCAATGAAGGAGGCCGTGGGCCACACTGGCTACCTGACCTTTGCCACCAAGACCCCAGACTAGTGGGCCACTCACCAGGAGATCCACGGGGCTGGGAGCGCGTGGGCCCAGCACAGAGGCGCAGCCTGCTGCGGGCCACCTTATGTGGGCAGTGGATGTCTGCTGTGCCTGTGTTTAgacaggtggtggggtggggtgggaggtgggggcctcCTACGTGGCTGAAGGGGGTGGCCAGCCCCAGGCCTCTGGTCCCCAGGGAGGGAGGCCTCTGCCCTGTCTCCTGCCCTCTCCTGCTCATTGCCACGTGAAGTCCCCACGACCACAGGGTTTTCCAAGTGCTGAggcccagggctgcaggtg is part of the Desmodus rotundus isolate HL8 chromosome 7, HLdesRot8A.1, whole genome shotgun sequence genome and encodes:
- the TRMT61A gene encoding tRNA (adenine(58)-N(1))-methyltransferase catalytic subunit TRMT61A, coding for MSFVAYEELIKEGDTAILSLGHGAMMAVCVQRGAQTQTRHGVLRHSVDLIGRPFGSKVTCGRGGWVYVLHPTPELWTLNLPHRTQILYSTDIALLTMMLELRPGSVVCESGTGSGSVSHAIIRTIAPTGHLHTVEFHQQRAEKARQEFQEHRVGRWVTVRNQDVCRSGFGVSHEADAVFLDIPSPWEAVGHAWDALKVEGGRFCSFSPCIEQVQRTCQALAARGFLELSTLEVLPQVYNVRTVSLPTPDLGAAPSPDASPFRSGTPMKEAVGHTGYLTFATKTPD